Proteins encoded together in one Calditrichota bacterium window:
- a CDS encoding arginine decarboxylase, pyruvoyl-dependent translates to MIIKTPDKYFLVKGFSEGDTELNAFDNSLLAAGVGNVNLVRMSSILPPAAKEIAPIQLPYGALVPIAYADEVSSIPGETVSAGVALGVTDDPTLPGVIMEHHMHGSEEECKNIVIAKVESAFRQRGWKLADLKFAVVSGKVEKKGAAFAGVVLWT, encoded by the coding sequence ATGATCATAAAGACTCCCGACAAATATTTTCTGGTCAAGGGATTTTCCGAAGGCGATACGGAACTGAACGCGTTCGACAATTCACTGCTTGCCGCAGGAGTTGGGAATGTTAACCTCGTGCGCATGAGTTCGATTCTGCCTCCGGCTGCAAAAGAGATTGCACCGATTCAGCTTCCGTACGGCGCACTTGTTCCGATTGCTTATGCCGACGAAGTAAGTTCGATTCCCGGCGAAACGGTCAGTGCCGGAGTGGCTTTGGGTGTTACGGACGATCCGACTCTGCCGGGTGTAATTATGGAACACCACATGCACGGATCGGAAGAAGAATGCAAGAACATCGTGATCGCCAAAGTCGAGTCGGCTTTTCGCCAAAGAGGGTGGAAGCTGGCTGATTTGAAGTTTGCGGTGGTGTCCGGAAAGGTCGAAAAAAAGGGTGCGGCATTCGCAGGCGTCGTCCTCTGGACCTAA
- the speD gene encoding adenosylmethionine decarboxylase yields the protein MKSLGQQIVVDYHKCNPELLNDVAAVKRAMREAALKAGATIVTEAFHLFNPYGVSGAIIIAESHLAIHTWPEFGYAAVDLFTCGDEVDPAVAFEHLKQALEAEEFTAMEMKRGIMNSHGLRFDSHKPTAMMTAAVA from the coding sequence TTGAAATCTTTGGGACAACAAATTGTGGTCGATTACCACAAGTGTAATCCTGAACTCTTGAACGACGTCGCCGCGGTTAAGCGCGCCATGCGTGAAGCCGCTCTAAAGGCGGGCGCAACGATCGTGACTGAGGCATTTCACTTGTTCAATCCGTACGGTGTGTCCGGCGCAATTATCATCGCCGAGTCGCACCTTGCTATTCACACGTGGCCGGAATTCGGTTACGCGGCCGTGGACCTGTTCACGTGCGGCGACGAAGTCGATCCGGCGGTTGCTTTCGAACATTTGAAGCAAGCGTTGGAAGCCGAAGAATTCACCGCGATGGAGATGAAGCGCGGCATCATGAATTCACACGGTCTCCGTTTCGATTCGCACAAGCCGACCGCGATGATGACGGCGGCGGTAGCGTAA
- the speB gene encoding agmatinase, translating to MGAQQSLDGARLALFGLPYDGTCSFRPGTRFGPAAIRNVSDGLETYCPVANADLEDVQFADLGDLILPPGDKDETLQLIEQAAGELYSAGVIPGALGGEHLVTLPLAKAAFSRFPDMVLVQFDAHLDLRDDYLGTRLSHATVLRRIMEFVSPSRILQIGPRSGPREEFEIAKKFGTYRPDTCSPADLSAWVGNRPVYVTLDLDVLDPSILPGTGTPEPGGVTFSTLQSWIIALSGSQWVGWDVVELSPDYDPTQVSSVVSSKIVRSMILASTATLY from the coding sequence ATGGGCGCCCAGCAATCGCTGGATGGCGCCCGTTTGGCGTTGTTCGGACTTCCCTATGACGGAACGTGTTCGTTCCGTCCGGGGACGCGCTTTGGTCCGGCGGCCATCCGGAATGTCTCAGACGGGTTAGAAACGTACTGTCCGGTTGCAAATGCTGACTTGGAAGACGTGCAGTTTGCCGATCTGGGTGACTTGATTTTGCCTCCCGGCGATAAAGACGAAACCCTGCAGCTCATTGAACAAGCCGCTGGCGAACTCTATAGCGCCGGGGTAATTCCGGGAGCTCTCGGCGGAGAGCATTTGGTGACGCTGCCGCTCGCAAAAGCGGCGTTTTCGCGGTTTCCGGACATGGTCTTGGTGCAGTTTGACGCACACTTAGACCTACGGGATGACTATCTGGGTACCCGGTTGTCGCATGCGACAGTTCTGCGCAGGATCATGGAGTTTGTGAGTCCGTCACGAATCTTGCAGATTGGTCCGAGGTCGGGACCACGGGAGGAGTTCGAAATAGCAAAAAAATTTGGAACTTACCGTCCAGATACGTGTTCTCCGGCAGATTTGAGTGCATGGGTAGGGAATAGGCCAGTATACGTCACATTAGACTTGGATGTTCTTGATCCTTCAATACTTCCGGGAACCGGTACCCCAGAGCCTGGGGGGGTCACTTTTTCCACGTTGCAAAGCTGGATTATTGCACTTTCTGGCTCACAATGGGTGGGTTGGGATGTAGTTGAGCTATCGCCAGACTACGATCCAACACAAGTATCCTCAGTGGTTTCCTCCAAGATCGTTCGCTCAATGATTCTTGCTTCAACCGCAACTCTTTACTGA
- the speE gene encoding polyamine aminopropyltransferase: MELWLTETYGPIRGGWKAGGVLYSKQSKYQLVEIVETERWGKTLVLDGCMMTTEKDEFVYHEMLTHPAMVSHPAPKSVCVVGGGDGGTVREVLRHPGVERVVLAEIDGDVIDVCRKYFPNHTSKLDDPRVDIQVGDGFEYLKNHEGEFDVILSDSTDPIGPGEVLFTQEYFGLTKRALKAGGVLVTQSHSPWDPDSKLRTIRDVLLQNYSQAHWYGAVIPTYPYGWWSFFFASDSVHPIEAASLERMQEITQSSKYYTPAVHEAAFAVPAFLARELGVA; encoded by the coding sequence ATGGAACTCTGGCTAACTGAAACATACGGACCCATTCGCGGCGGCTGGAAAGCTGGCGGTGTGCTGTACTCGAAGCAGTCGAAGTACCAGCTCGTGGAGATCGTCGAAACAGAGCGTTGGGGCAAGACTTTGGTCCTCGATGGCTGCATGATGACCACGGAAAAAGATGAGTTCGTTTACCACGAGATGCTGACTCACCCGGCGATGGTTTCGCATCCCGCTCCGAAGAGCGTTTGCGTCGTCGGCGGAGGAGACGGAGGGACCGTACGTGAGGTGCTTCGTCATCCGGGAGTGGAGCGCGTGGTGTTGGCGGAAATTGACGGCGACGTGATAGACGTTTGCCGCAAGTACTTTCCGAATCATACGTCCAAACTCGATGATCCGCGAGTGGATATTCAAGTCGGCGACGGCTTCGAATATCTGAAGAACCACGAAGGTGAATTCGATGTGATTTTGTCGGATTCGACGGATCCGATCGGTCCCGGCGAAGTGCTGTTTACGCAAGAATATTTTGGCTTGACGAAGCGCGCACTCAAGGCGGGAGGAGTCCTCGTCACTCAATCGCACAGCCCGTGGGATCCTGACTCAAAACTGCGGACTATTCGAGACGTTTTGCTGCAAAATTATTCGCAAGCTCATTGGTACGGAGCGGTGATTCCGACTTATCCTTACGGGTGGTGGAGTTTCTTTTTTGCGTCGGACAGCGTGCATCCTATCGAGGCCGCAAGCCTCGAACGGATGCAAGAGATCACGCAGTCGTCCAAGTATTATACACCGGCGGTGCATGAAGCGGCGTTTGCCGTTCCCGCCTTTCTCGCGCGTGAATTGGGAGTCGCTTAG
- a CDS encoding helix-turn-helix transcriptional regulator — translation MEIGARIRNLRLARNLTQEELAERADLTKGFISQLERDQTSISVDSLIGILKVLDIKVSDFFKETQPDQVVFNKIERISIAETGAESFELLIPGGADREMEAALVTLEADQQTYPTRPYQGEAFGFVMSGTIQLVFGNDIFSASSGASFYFSGEKEHFIRNAGKRTAEFLWVTTPPTF, via the coding sequence GTGGAAATCGGAGCACGAATAAGAAACCTCCGACTGGCCCGGAACCTGACCCAAGAAGAGCTGGCCGAGCGCGCTGACTTGACCAAGGGATTTATCTCCCAACTCGAGCGCGACCAGACCAGCATATCGGTAGACAGCTTGATCGGGATTCTAAAAGTTCTCGATATCAAGGTCTCCGACTTCTTCAAAGAGACGCAGCCGGATCAGGTTGTGTTCAACAAGATTGAACGGATCTCGATTGCGGAAACTGGAGCCGAGAGCTTCGAATTGCTGATACCGGGCGGGGCGGACCGGGAAATGGAAGCGGCCTTGGTTACACTGGAGGCCGATCAGCAAACCTACCCGACGCGACCGTATCAAGGAGAAGCGTTCGGGTTCGTGATGTCAGGAACGATTCAGTTGGTATTTGGCAACGACATTTTTTCGGCTTCTTCCGGAGCGAGTTTTTACTTTTCCGGAGAGAAAGAACATTTTATCCGCAATGCCGGAAAACGCACCGCGGAATTTCTCTGGGTTACAACGCCGCCCACTTTTTAA